From a region of the Prevotella melaninogenica genome:
- a CDS encoding helix-turn-helix domain-containing protein translates to MIYAANGDIHHYQNYSQLLADLQQTMPIQALMRIIFSAGILFCKLLMIIEIVTQLIKYKHQIIDENGDLRGIAQRNKFYLGTGILLIMITLGQLVPSTIYHALLKICIIFTVIAITRSYVNLHKHIMILESNNYNKGNSIKEKIDKWLHQDPFPLADTELTMEKTAASIGIQTVALSYYIYEFAGKTFLSWQSECRMIHCRELLKNDDKNISEIAYECGYSDLAAMSKAFKKRFGVAPTIYRKRLSDTKRPQNTESLEDKV, encoded by the coding sequence ATGATATATGCAGCGAATGGAGACATTCATCATTACCAGAATTATAGTCAGCTATTAGCTGATCTCCAGCAAACGATGCCAATACAAGCATTAATGCGTATTATCTTTTCAGCAGGTATCCTCTTCTGCAAGCTATTGATGATTATAGAGATTGTGACACAACTGATTAAATATAAGCATCAAATTATCGATGAAAACGGAGATCTTAGAGGTATAGCACAACGCAACAAGTTCTATTTAGGGACGGGAATACTCCTCATAATGATAACGTTAGGACAGCTTGTTCCGTCTACAATTTACCATGCCTTATTAAAGATTTGCATCATCTTTACTGTCATAGCAATCACACGTTCCTACGTGAATCTACATAAACACATTATGATTTTGGAATCAAACAACTATAACAAAGGTAATTCTATCAAAGAAAAAATAGATAAGTGGCTTCATCAGGACCCATTCCCATTGGCTGATACAGAGCTTACAATGGAGAAGACGGCAGCATCTATAGGAATACAGACCGTAGCTCTCTCCTACTATATCTATGAGTTTGCAGGTAAGACATTCCTATCTTGGCAAAGCGAATGTCGTATGATTCATTGCCGTGAGTTACTCAAAAACGATGACAAAAACATCTCAGAAATCGCATACGAATGTGGTTATAGCGACCTTGCGGCTATGAGTAAAGCCTTCAAAAAGAGGTTCGGAGTAGCTCCGACCATTTATAGGAAGAGGCTTAGCGACACTAAAAGACCTCAAAACACAGAATCGCTTGAAGATAAAGTTTAA
- a CDS encoding UDP-N-acetylmuramoyl-L-alanyl-D-glutamate--2,6-diaminopimelate ligase, which produces MKLSELLKNVKVIASQGNIDVEIKGVNIDSRKIENGHLFIAMKGTQVDGHKFISKAIELGAVAILLEDMPEELNEKVTYVQVASTEEEAGKVATMFYGEPSRKLKLVGVTGTNGKTTIATLLYRMFREFGHKVGLLSTVCNYINDEEVPASHTTPDPIELNSLLAKMVEAGCEHAFMECSSHAIHQHRIGGLEFVGGIFTNLTRDHLDYHKTFENYRNAKKMFFDGLPKTAFAITNADDKNGMIMVQNTKATVKTYSIKRMADFRAKILECHFEGMYLEVDGKEVGVQFIGKFNVSNLLAVYGAAIMLGKKPEDVLIAMSTLKSVNGRLEPIQSPEGYTAVVDYAHTPDALENVLSAIHDVLDGKGGHVITVCGAGGHRDKGKRPLMAQEAVKQSDTVILTSDNPRDEEPQAIIDDMLAGLDATQRKKVLTITDRKEAIRTAAMMAQKGDVILVAGKGHENYQEINGVKHHFDDHEVIREIFGIK; this is translated from the coding sequence ATGAAGTTAAGCGAATTACTCAAAAACGTTAAGGTTATTGCCAGCCAAGGCAATATTGACGTTGAGATTAAGGGAGTGAACATTGACAGTCGTAAGATAGAGAACGGCCATTTGTTCATCGCAATGAAAGGAACACAGGTAGACGGACATAAATTCATTAGCAAAGCTATTGAGTTAGGAGCCGTAGCAATCCTACTTGAAGATATGCCTGAGGAACTGAATGAAAAGGTAACATACGTTCAAGTAGCATCAACAGAAGAAGAAGCAGGAAAGGTTGCCACAATGTTCTATGGAGAACCATCACGCAAACTAAAGTTGGTTGGTGTGACTGGAACAAATGGTAAGACCACCATTGCAACCTTATTATATAGAATGTTCCGTGAGTTCGGACATAAGGTTGGCTTACTCTCTACAGTATGTAACTATATTAATGATGAGGAAGTTCCTGCAAGTCACACTACTCCAGACCCAATAGAACTTAACTCTCTACTTGCCAAGATGGTTGAGGCAGGCTGCGAACATGCCTTCATGGAGTGTTCCAGCCATGCTATTCATCAGCATCGTATAGGTGGTTTAGAGTTTGTAGGAGGCATCTTTACCAACCTTACACGTGACCACCTCGACTACCATAAGACTTTCGAGAACTATCGCAATGCCAAGAAAATGTTCTTCGACGGATTACCTAAGACCGCTTTTGCCATCACCAATGCCGATGACAAGAACGGTATGATTATGGTTCAGAACACAAAGGCAACAGTCAAGACCTATTCTATCAAACGAATGGCAGACTTCCGTGCAAAGATTCTTGAATGTCACTTTGAAGGTATGTACCTTGAAGTTGACGGCAAAGAGGTTGGCGTACAGTTCATTGGCAAGTTCAATGTGAGCAATCTGCTTGCAGTATATGGTGCTGCCATCATGTTAGGCAAGAAGCCAGAGGATGTCCTAATAGCTATGAGCACACTCAAGAGTGTTAACGGACGATTAGAACCTATTCAATCACCAGAAGGCTACACAGCTGTTGTTGACTATGCACATACACCAGACGCACTGGAGAATGTCCTCTCTGCAATCCACGATGTACTTGATGGTAAGGGCGGACATGTCATTACTGTCTGCGGTGCAGGTGGACATCGTGACAAGGGTAAACGTCCATTAATGGCGCAAGAGGCTGTTAAACAAAGTGACACGGTCATCCTTACAAGTGACAATCCACGCGACGAAGAGCCACAGGCTATTATCGATGATATGCTTGCAGGACTTGACGCCACACAGCGCAAGAAGGTTCTCACGATTACTGATCGTAAGGAAGCGATTCGCACTGCAGCCATGATGGCACAGAAAGGCGACGTTATTCTTGTGGCAGGAAAGGGACATGAGAACTACCAAGAGATAAATGGTGTAAAGCATCATTTCGATGACCACGAGGTTATCCGTGAAATCTTCGGTATCAAGTAA
- a CDS encoding GNAT family N-acetyltransferase, with amino-acid sequence MEEEIIQPISKELLKSELTPERMLRSTNKSHNEIYIVTAKTAPNVMKEIGRLREIAFRSAGGGTGKSMDVDEFDTMENCCRQLIVWNPEAEEIIGGYRYIFGSEWEIDKNGQPKVATSHMFHFSDKFMKEYAPYTVELGRSFVSLDYQNVRKNSKSIFALDNLWDGLGALTVLYPECKYFFGKMTMYPSYIRRGRDMILYFLKKYFDDKDDLIIPIKPLKIDTPTTELDALFQGNGFKEDYRILNREIRELGYNIPPLVNAYMNLSPTMKLFGTAINYGFGDVEETGILIAVDEIFEEKRVRHIESFVDEHPEALKFTSGANNVIYKEKEQQ; translated from the coding sequence ATGGAAGAAGAAATCATCCAACCCATTAGCAAGGAGTTACTCAAGAGCGAGTTGACTCCTGAACGGATGCTTCGTTCGACGAACAAAAGTCACAATGAAATTTATATTGTGACGGCTAAGACAGCTCCAAACGTGATGAAGGAAATTGGACGTCTGCGCGAAATTGCTTTCCGTTCGGCTGGGGGTGGTACGGGCAAATCGATGGATGTCGATGAGTTCGACACGATGGAGAATTGTTGTAGACAGTTGATTGTTTGGAATCCTGAAGCGGAAGAGATTATCGGTGGATATCGTTATATCTTTGGTAGCGAGTGGGAAATAGATAAAAACGGACAGCCAAAGGTTGCAACAAGTCATATGTTCCATTTCTCTGATAAGTTCATGAAGGAGTATGCTCCTTATACAGTTGAGCTTGGACGTTCTTTTGTTTCATTGGATTACCAGAATGTTCGTAAGAATTCTAAGAGCATCTTTGCGTTAGATAATCTCTGGGATGGACTTGGAGCGTTGACGGTGTTGTACCCTGAATGTAAGTATTTCTTCGGAAAGATGACCATGTATCCTTCTTATATCCGTCGTGGTAGGGATATGATTCTTTACTTTTTGAAGAAGTATTTTGATGATAAGGACGACCTTATTATACCGATTAAACCGTTGAAAATTGACACTCCAACCACTGAGTTGGATGCGCTTTTCCAAGGAAATGGTTTTAAGGAAGACTATAGAATATTAAATAGAGAGATACGTGAGTTGGGATATAACATCCCTCCTTTAGTGAATGCATATATGAATCTTTCCCCAACGATGAAACTCTTCGGTACAGCTATCAACTATGGCTTTGGCGATGTAGAGGAAACTGGCATCCTTATTGCGGTTGATGAGATCTTCGAAGAGAAGCGTGTTCGTCATATTGAGAGCTTTGTAGATGAGCATCCAGAGGCACTGAAGTTCACAAGTGGTGCTAATAACGTTATCTATAAGGAGAAAGAACAACAGTAA
- a CDS encoding penicillin-binding protein: MSKFDNSKVMPRYSVIAIIMSLVAVAVIGKTIYTMTAGRTYWLEVAASQKKDSVTVKPTRGNILSCNGQLMASSLPEFKVYMDFNALKAAGNDTAFVDSINYISKGLNNIFPEKSAAYFKKYLMEGYHKESKHWAIWNERIDYNTFKEIQSLPIFHLSKYKSGFHWDEFNARRRPFGSLAQRTIGDMFGAKDTARCGLELSYDSILRGTNGIIHRRKVRNKFLDITDTPPIDGADIITTIDVSMQDLAERALLDELKDPNVNGNVGVAIVMEVATGDVKAIVNLDKCSDGEYREVKNHAVSDLLEPGSVFKTASIMTILDDGLVDTMYTVQTGPGVWNMYGRDMKDHNWTRGGYGTLTLPWTLKYSSNIGVSRIIDMHYHKNPEKFVQGIYDLGLATDFHVPIVGYSPARIRMPHKNSRGQYDNWSATALPWMSIGYETQIPPISTLAFYNAIANGGKLMQPRFVKQIVKNGEVIYNNPPKVLKERIAKESTIKNITRILTEVVSEGLGKKAGSDKFLVAGKTGTAQMSKGALGYKTGGTNYLLSFAGFFPADKPRYSCIVCIQKTGLPASGGGMSGVVFHHIAEGIMAQSLKLNVTDAHDASSVTIPTAKTGNLLATDYVLNSLGFQITNGWNGAYPFGNPIWGTTSIKGKSLTFQKEQTPKVDIVPDVHGMGARDAVYLMEKHGIKVILTGRGRVIKQSVAPGEKVKKGMKCELRMG; encoded by the coding sequence ATGAGTAAGTTTGATAATAGCAAAGTAATGCCCCGCTACAGTGTTATAGCGATCATCATGTCGCTTGTAGCTGTAGCTGTTATTGGTAAGACTATCTACACCATGACTGCAGGTAGAACCTACTGGCTGGAAGTTGCTGCTTCTCAAAAGAAAGACAGCGTCACAGTAAAGCCTACCAGAGGTAATATCCTAAGCTGTAATGGGCAACTTATGGCAAGTTCATTACCTGAATTTAAGGTTTACATGGACTTCAACGCACTCAAAGCAGCAGGAAACGACACAGCGTTCGTCGATAGCATCAACTATATCAGCAAGGGATTGAATAACATCTTCCCTGAGAAATCAGCAGCCTACTTCAAAAAGTACCTCATGGAAGGCTACCACAAGGAGAGTAAGCATTGGGCAATATGGAACGAGCGCATAGACTATAACACATTTAAAGAGATACAGAGCCTCCCTATTTTCCACCTTTCTAAATATAAGAGTGGATTCCACTGGGATGAGTTCAATGCACGTCGTCGTCCGTTTGGCTCACTTGCTCAACGTACGATAGGTGATATGTTCGGTGCAAAGGATACTGCACGCTGTGGATTAGAGCTTTCATACGATTCTATTTTGCGTGGAACAAATGGTATCATCCACCGTCGTAAGGTTCGTAACAAGTTCCTTGATATCACAGACACACCACCTATTGATGGTGCCGACATCATAACTACCATTGACGTCAGCATGCAAGACTTAGCAGAGCGTGCCTTGTTGGACGAGCTGAAAGACCCTAACGTAAATGGTAACGTAGGTGTTGCTATTGTGATGGAAGTCGCAACTGGTGACGTGAAGGCTATTGTCAACTTAGATAAATGTAGTGATGGCGAATATAGAGAGGTTAAGAATCATGCCGTAAGTGACTTGCTTGAGCCTGGTTCTGTCTTTAAGACAGCCTCTATTATGACCATCCTTGACGATGGACTTGTTGATACTATGTACACCGTTCAGACTGGACCAGGCGTATGGAATATGTACGGACGAGACATGAAGGACCACAACTGGACACGTGGAGGATATGGAACGCTGACGCTGCCATGGACTTTGAAATACAGTTCAAACATCGGTGTCAGTCGTATCATTGACATGCACTACCACAAGAACCCAGAAAAATTCGTTCAAGGTATCTACGACTTAGGACTTGCAACTGATTTCCATGTCCCTATCGTAGGCTATTCACCAGCACGAATCCGCATGCCACATAAGAATAGTCGTGGTCAGTATGACAACTGGAGTGCCACTGCTCTGCCATGGATGAGTATTGGTTACGAGACACAGATACCACCAATATCGACTCTTGCCTTCTATAATGCGATTGCCAATGGTGGTAAGTTAATGCAGCCACGATTTGTAAAACAGATTGTAAAAAATGGTGAGGTCATCTATAACAATCCGCCAAAGGTATTAAAGGAGCGCATTGCAAAGGAAAGTACCATCAAGAATATTACGCGTATTCTGACAGAAGTTGTCTCTGAAGGTTTGGGTAAGAAGGCTGGCTCTGACAAATTCCTCGTTGCAGGTAAGACTGGTACTGCCCAGATGTCAAAGGGAGCCTTGGGTTATAAAACTGGTGGAACAAACTATCTCCTCAGCTTTGCAGGTTTCTTCCCTGCCGACAAACCTCGTTATAGTTGTATTGTCTGCATACAGAAGACTGGTCTCCCAGCATCCGGAGGTGGTATGAGTGGCGTTGTATTCCACCACATAGCAGAAGGCATTATGGCACAGAGTCTGAAGTTGAATGTTACTGATGCACACGATGCTTCATCTGTAACAATCCCTACAGCAAAGACAGGTAACCTGCTTGCAACAGACTATGTGCTGAATTCTCTCGGCTTCCAAATAACGAATGGTTGGAACGGTGCTTATCCATTCGGTAATCCTATATGGGGAACAACCAGCATAAAAGGAAAGTCATTGACCTTCCAAAAGGAGCAAACACCTAAAGTCGACATAGTCCCTGACGTCCATGGCATGGGTGCTCGCGACGCTGTTTACTTGATGGAGAAACATGGTATTAAAGTAATACTTACTGGTAGAGGTCGTGTTATTAAACAAAGCGTAGCACCAGGCGAAAAAGTTAAGAAGGGCATGAAATGTGAATTAAGAATGGGATAA
- a CDS encoding glycerol acyltransferase — protein sequence MGAEIEKTIDIDKILRDKMGAKAKFVPSFAVNWLKRILHEDEVNQFLWDSRDLSGTEWLTECVRYLDMTLQIEGLENLPDKDDGKLYTFVSNHPLGGQDGVALGSIIGKHYDGRFRYLVNDLLLNLPGLKPVSIGINKTGKQSRDFPRMVEAGFKSDNHILMFPAGLNSRKINGKIHDLEWKKTFITKSVEYQRDVVPIFFGGRNSDRFYRIAHFSDKYVKKVNIAMLFLVDEMYRNVGKTFRVAIGKPIPWQTFDKSRTSMEWAKYVEDMVYKL from the coding sequence ATGGGTGCAGAAATAGAGAAGACGATAGACATAGACAAGATTCTAAGAGATAAGATGGGGGCGAAGGCTAAATTCGTTCCTTCTTTTGCCGTCAATTGGCTAAAAAGAATCCTTCATGAAGATGAGGTTAATCAGTTTCTATGGGATAGTCGTGATTTATCAGGGACAGAATGGCTCACGGAATGTGTTAGATATCTTGACATGACGCTGCAAATCGAAGGTTTAGAGAATCTTCCTGATAAAGATGATGGTAAGCTTTATACCTTTGTGTCAAATCACCCTCTTGGTGGTCAGGATGGTGTAGCATTGGGATCTATTATCGGTAAGCACTATGATGGCAGATTTCGCTATTTGGTTAATGACTTATTACTCAATCTTCCGGGCTTAAAACCAGTAAGTATTGGCATCAACAAAACTGGAAAGCAGAGTCGTGATTTCCCTCGCATGGTTGAGGCTGGCTTTAAAAGTGATAATCATATTTTGATGTTCCCTGCTGGACTGAATAGTCGTAAGATTAACGGGAAGATTCATGACTTAGAGTGGAAGAAGACGTTTATTACCAAGAGTGTGGAGTATCAGCGTGATGTAGTTCCCATCTTCTTTGGCGGACGTAATTCTGATCGATTCTATCGTATAGCACATTTCAGTGATAAATACGTTAAGAAGGTGAATATAGCGATGCTATTCCTTGTCGATGAGATGTACAGAAACGTTGGTAAAACGTTCCGTGTTGCAATAGGAAAGCCAATCCCTTGGCAGACGTTTGATAAGAGTCGCACATCGATGGAATGGGCGAAATATGTTGAAGATATGGTTTATAAACTCTAA
- the mraZ gene encoding division/cell wall cluster transcriptional repressor MraZ has translation MRFLGNIEAKTDAKGRAFLPAVFRKVLNASGEESLVLRKDIFEPCLVLYPESVWNERMDALRKRLSRWSRRDQMIYRQYVTDVEMITLDGNGRFLIPKRYLKMANIDQQIRFTGMDDCIEIWANGENNEPFMSAEEFSKAMEETMGMEGAISLDTPSQNND, from the coding sequence ATGAGATTCTTAGGCAATATCGAAGCAAAAACAGACGCAAAAGGAAGAGCTTTCCTGCCTGCAGTCTTCCGCAAGGTGCTCAACGCATCGGGCGAAGAATCGTTGGTATTGCGCAAAGATATCTTCGAGCCATGCTTAGTACTCTACCCCGAGTCTGTATGGAACGAACGAATGGACGCACTCCGCAAGCGTTTGAGTCGCTGGAGCCGTCGCGACCAGATGATTTATCGTCAATATGTCACAGACGTTGAGATGATTACATTGGACGGAAACGGCCGTTTCCTCATTCCAAAACGATATCTGAAAATGGCGAATATCGACCAGCAGATTAGATTTACAGGAATGGACGATTGCATTGAGATCTGGGCAAACGGTGAGAACAACGAGCCATTCATGTCGGCTGAAGAATTCAGCAAGGCCATGGAAGAAACCATGGGCATGGAGGGAGCCATCTCACTTGACACCCCTTCACAAAACAACGATTAG
- a CDS encoding FtsL-like putative cell division protein gives MNDENDKKNPTLTEHPLTEDQTAFTEESINVTEPLVKAETIENKQEATANNEVATPLTEEEEKRIEEEVEVEKIKAAIEEQAREDEQPQSSNFTLRKILGGDILSARLLRNNIWLIITAVIFTIVYISNRYSVQKYLIEIDKLQKEFEDAKYRALSSSSQLTEKTRESHILEILKTRKDSVLKMSDRPPYIIDVPEK, from the coding sequence ATGAATGACGAGAACGACAAGAAGAATCCAACGCTGACGGAGCATCCTCTCACAGAAGATCAGACTGCTTTCACTGAAGAGAGCATAAACGTCACAGAGCCACTCGTAAAGGCAGAGACTATAGAAAATAAACAAGAAGCTACTGCGAATAACGAGGTAGCAACACCACTAACGGAGGAGGAAGAAAAAAGAATAGAAGAAGAGGTCGAAGTAGAAAAGATTAAAGCTGCCATTGAGGAGCAAGCACGAGAAGATGAGCAACCACAATCATCAAACTTCACACTAAGAAAGATTCTTGGAGGTGACATCCTCTCTGCACGACTCCTACGTAATAACATCTGGTTGATTATCACCGCTGTGATTTTCACTATCGTTTACATATCAAATCGATACAGTGTGCAGAAGTACCTTATTGAGATTGATAAGTTGCAAAAAGAGTTTGAGGACGCTAAGTATCGTGCGCTTTCAAGTAGTAGTCAACTCACAGAGAAGACACGTGAGAGCCATATACTTGAAATATTGAAAACGAGAAAGGACAGTGTACTGAAGATGTCTGACCGTCCACCTTATATTATAGATGTACCCGAGAAATAG
- a CDS encoding glutamine synthetase III translates to MANLRFGAVEEAFKKRPLEVKTPTERPEQFYGKYVFNRARMYKYLPVDVYQKLIDVIDNGSRLDRSIADAVAQGMKKWAEEHGATHYTHWFQPLTEGTAEKHDAFVEHDGKGGMIEEFSGKLLVQQEPDASSFPNGGIRNTFEARGYSAWDPTSPVFIIEDTLCIPTIFISYTGEALDYKAPLLKSLHAVNVAATKVCQYFYQDVKQVHTNLGWEQEYFLVDEDLYFARPDLMLTGRTLMGHDSAKNQQMDDHYFGTIPERVQAFMKDLEIQALELGIPCKTRHNEVAPGQFELAPIFEECNLAVDHNMLLMSLMKKVAHKHSFRVLLHEKPFDGVNGSGKHNNWSLNTDTGILLHAAGKTLNDNLRFVVFIVETLMAVYKHNGLLKASVMSATNDHRLGANEAPPAIISSFLGKQISDLLEHIEKADKENIFSLTGKTGLQMDIPEIPELLIDNTDRNRTSPFAFTGNRFEFRAVGSEANCASAMIVLNTAVAEALERFSERVDALVEKGEDLTSAIIDIIREDIKTCKPIHFDGNGYSDSWKEEAKKRGLDCESSCPKCFDRYLDEDSIKMFESMNVMKRNELEARNEVKWETYTKKIQIEARVMGDLAMNHIIPVATHYQSQLAKNVQNMVNIFGDVEGKQLSERNIKIIREIAERTNIIETGVEELVNARKQANKIESQREKAIAYHDTIAPKMEAIRYQIDKLELVVSDELWTLPKYRELLFIR, encoded by the coding sequence ATGGCAAATTTAAGATTTGGAGCTGTTGAAGAAGCATTCAAAAAACGCCCCTTAGAAGTCAAGACACCTACAGAACGTCCAGAACAGTTCTACGGTAAGTACGTCTTTAATCGTGCAAGAATGTACAAGTATCTCCCTGTTGATGTGTACCAAAAGCTGATAGACGTCATTGACAATGGTTCACGATTAGACCGTTCCATCGCAGATGCAGTAGCGCAAGGCATGAAGAAATGGGCAGAGGAACATGGAGCAACTCACTACACCCACTGGTTCCAACCGCTAACAGAAGGTACAGCAGAGAAACACGATGCCTTTGTCGAGCATGATGGCAAAGGAGGAATGATTGAAGAATTCTCAGGAAAACTACTCGTTCAACAGGAACCTGACGCCAGTTCTTTCCCTAATGGAGGAATCCGCAATACCTTTGAAGCACGTGGCTATTCAGCCTGGGACCCAACCAGTCCTGTATTCATCATCGAAGACACACTTTGTATTCCTACAATATTTATATCTTATACTGGAGAAGCACTCGACTACAAAGCACCATTATTAAAATCACTCCATGCTGTTAATGTTGCAGCAACTAAGGTTTGCCAATACTTTTATCAAGACGTAAAGCAGGTTCACACTAACCTTGGATGGGAACAAGAATACTTCCTTGTAGATGAAGACTTGTACTTTGCTCGCCCTGACCTTATGCTTACAGGCCGTACGCTGATGGGGCATGACTCTGCAAAGAACCAGCAAATGGACGACCATTACTTCGGTACAATCCCTGAGCGTGTACAAGCTTTCATGAAGGATCTTGAGATACAAGCACTCGAATTGGGTATTCCTTGCAAGACACGTCACAATGAGGTTGCCCCTGGTCAGTTTGAGTTGGCTCCTATCTTTGAGGAATGTAACCTTGCAGTAGACCATAACATGCTATTGATGTCACTCATGAAGAAGGTTGCACACAAGCATAGTTTCCGCGTTCTTCTACATGAGAAGCCTTTCGATGGAGTCAATGGTTCTGGTAAGCATAACAATTGGAGCCTAAACACTGACACTGGTATTCTCCTCCATGCAGCAGGTAAGACACTTAACGATAACCTTCGTTTTGTAGTCTTCATCGTAGAAACCTTGATGGCTGTCTATAAGCACAATGGTCTTCTGAAAGCATCAGTAATGAGTGCAACCAACGATCATCGTCTTGGAGCTAACGAAGCACCACCTGCTATTATCTCCTCATTCCTCGGAAAACAGATTAGTGATCTCCTTGAGCATATAGAAAAGGCTGACAAGGAGAACATCTTTAGCCTTACAGGAAAGACTGGTTTACAGATGGACATTCCAGAGATTCCAGAGTTGCTTATTGATAACACCGACCGTAACCGCACATCTCCTTTTGCCTTTACAGGTAACCGCTTTGAGTTCCGTGCTGTAGGTTCTGAGGCTAACTGTGCATCTGCAATGATTGTACTGAACACTGCTGTAGCAGAAGCTTTAGAGCGTTTCAGTGAGCGTGTTGACGCCTTGGTTGAAAAAGGTGAAGACCTAACATCGGCAATCATCGATATCATTCGTGAAGATATCAAGACCTGTAAGCCTATTCACTTCGATGGAAACGGATATTCTGATAGCTGGAAGGAAGAAGCCAAGAAGCGTGGACTCGATTGCGAATCAAGTTGTCCTAAGTGCTTCGACCGCTACCTTGACGAAGATTCCATCAAGATGTTCGAGTCGATGAACGTGATGAAGCGTAATGAGTTGGAGGCACGTAACGAGGTAAAATGGGAGACATACACCAAGAAGATACAAATCGAAGCACGTGTAATGGGCGATTTGGCGATGAACCATATTATCCCTGTGGCAACACATTACCAGAGTCAGTTAGCGAAGAATGTGCAGAATATGGTCAATATCTTCGGAGATGTAGAGGGAAAACAGCTCAGTGAGCGTAATATAAAGATTATACGTGAGATTGCTGAACGCACTAATATCATCGAGACGGGTGTTGAAGAACTTGTCAATGCACGTAAACAAGCCAACAAAATAGAAAGTCAACGCGAAAAAGCAATCGCTTATCATGATACTATCGCACCAAAGATGGAAGCCATCCGATATCAGATTGATAAATTAGAGTTAGTGGTCAGCGATGAACTTTGGACACTTCCAAAGTATCGCGAACTACTCTTTATTAGATAA
- the rsmH gene encoding 16S rRNA (cytosine(1402)-N(4))-methyltransferase RsmH — MIKTAECYHIPVLLNESIEGLNLHANGVYVDVTFGGGGHSREILSRLAEDSHLYSFDQDADAEQNIDNMGLSEEQVDRFTFVRSNFRYLKNWMQYYGVEYIDGLLADLGVSSHHFDDETRGFSFRFEAPLDMRMNKRAGITAADILNDYYEERLADILYLYGELKQSRRIASAIVKARGQKTYKTTNDLLTTIEPFFQRAREKKDMAKMFQALRIEVNHEMDALKEMLMAATELLRPGGRLSVITYHSLEDRMVKNIMKSGNIEGKVKQDFFGRIETPFRLVNNKVITASNDEQERNPRSRSAKLRIAEKKANE, encoded by the coding sequence ATGATTAAGACTGCAGAATGTTATCATATCCCTGTACTCCTCAACGAAAGCATTGAAGGATTAAACCTACATGCCAATGGAGTCTACGTGGATGTAACTTTCGGAGGCGGAGGTCATAGCCGAGAGATTCTTTCTCGCTTAGCAGAAGACAGCCATCTTTACAGCTTCGACCAAGATGCTGATGCCGAGCAGAATATTGACAACATGGGCTTAAGCGAGGAACAGGTAGATCGTTTCACCTTTGTTCGTTCTAACTTCAGATACCTGAAGAACTGGATGCAGTATTATGGCGTAGAGTACATAGACGGACTACTTGCCGACCTTGGTGTTAGCAGCCATCACTTTGATGATGAGACACGCGGATTCTCATTCCGCTTCGAAGCTCCACTTGATATGAGAATGAACAAACGAGCAGGAATAACAGCTGCCGACATTCTCAACGACTACTATGAAGAACGATTGGCAGACATACTCTATCTCTACGGAGAACTGAAGCAGTCGCGCCGCATCGCCTCAGCCATTGTCAAGGCAAGAGGACAGAAAACATATAAAACAACGAACGACTTACTGACAACCATCGAGCCTTTCTTTCAGCGGGCACGCGAAAAGAAAGACATGGCAAAAATGTTTCAAGCCCTTCGCATCGAAGTAAACCACGAGATGGATGCCTTGAAGGAAATGCTTATGGCAGCAACCGAACTGCTTCGCCCTGGCGGTAGACTATCGGTTATTACCTACCACTCCTTAGAGGACAGAATGGTAAAGAACATCATGAAGTCAGGAAATATAGAGGGTAAAGTGAAACAAGACTTCTTCGGACGAATAGAAACGCCATTCCGATTAGTCAATAACAAAGTTATCACTGCAAGTAACGACGAACAAGAACGCAACCCACGAAGCCGAAGTGCAAAACTAAGAATAGCAGAAAAGAAAGCAAATGAATGA